The following proteins are encoded in a genomic region of Synechococcus sp. CBW1002:
- the crtR gene encoding beta-carotene hydroxylase: protein MESPLATEARSIQTPATQVLRRSPSSAVPREFLDPPDAWNPTVGLFLGGYALAGLTIWGWFGAGWPLPVLLALGFLALHLEGTVIHDACHNAAHPSRFWNAVMGHGAAMLLGFSFPVFTRVHLQHHAHVNDPKHDPDHIVSTFGPLWLIAPRFFYHEVFFFRHHLWRRYELLEWGLARGLFFAIVLASLKYGFQDFVFNCWFAPALMVGVTLGLFFDYLPHRPFQSRNRWHNARVYPGRLMNLLIMGQNYHLIHHLWPSIPWFEYQDAYHATRHILDAKGSPQRLGLFETRTDGLNFLYDIFLGVRSHKKRRSRLRPLAALMPTRHARRRVLELLHRTAVSPVR, encoded by the coding sequence ATGGAATCTCCGCTGGCGACTGAGGCGCGTTCGATTCAGACCCCTGCCACCCAGGTGCTGAGGCGTTCCCCTTCCAGTGCGGTGCCGCGAGAGTTCCTCGACCCGCCGGATGCCTGGAATCCCACCGTGGGGTTGTTCCTGGGGGGCTATGCCCTGGCAGGGCTCACCATCTGGGGCTGGTTCGGCGCCGGTTGGCCCCTGCCGGTGCTGCTGGCCCTCGGCTTCCTGGCTCTGCATCTGGAGGGCACCGTGATTCACGATGCCTGCCACAACGCCGCCCATCCCAGCCGCTTCTGGAACGCGGTGATGGGCCATGGGGCGGCGATGCTGCTCGGCTTCAGCTTTCCGGTGTTCACGCGGGTGCATCTGCAGCATCACGCCCATGTGAACGATCCCAAACACGATCCCGATCACATCGTCTCCACGTTTGGACCGCTGTGGCTGATCGCACCGCGTTTTTTCTATCACGAGGTCTTCTTCTTCCGGCATCACCTCTGGCGCCGCTATGAATTACTGGAGTGGGGTCTGGCTCGCGGCCTCTTCTTTGCCATCGTGCTGGCGTCGTTGAAGTATGGCTTCCAGGATTTCGTCTTCAACTGCTGGTTCGCACCGGCGCTGATGGTGGGGGTCACCCTGGGTCTGTTCTTCGATTATCTGCCTCACCGGCCCTTTCAGTCGCGCAACCGCTGGCACAACGCCCGCGTTTACCCGGGCCGGTTGATGAACCTGCTGATCATGGGGCAGAACTATCACCTGATTCACCATCTCTGGCCATCGATTCCCTGGTTTGAGTACCAGGACGCCTATCACGCCACCCGCCACATTCTTGACGCCAAGGGATCACCTCAGCGTCTCGGTTTGTTCGAGACCCGCACCGATGGTCTCAATTTTCTCTACGACATCTTTCTCGGCGTGCGCAGCCACAAGAAGCGCCGCAGTCGACTCAGGCCTCTGGCTGCTCTGATGCCGACCCGCCATGCCCGCCGCAGGGTGTTGGAGCTGCTGCATCGAACGGCGGTGTCGCCGGTCCGCTGA
- the gatC gene encoding Asp-tRNA(Asn)/Glu-tRNA(Gln) amidotransferase subunit GatC — protein MSRITADDVRKVAHLARLDLPEEKITTYTGQLERILDYVAHLQQVDTEGVEPTTRAVEVVNVTRADAVDTTAEREQLLDLAPQREGDFFRVPRILAE, from the coding sequence ATGAGCAGGATCACGGCCGACGATGTACGCAAGGTGGCCCACCTGGCCCGCCTCGATCTCCCCGAGGAGAAGATCACCACCTACACCGGCCAGCTCGAGCGCATTCTCGATTACGTGGCCCATCTCCAGCAGGTCGACACCGAAGGCGTTGAGCCCACCACCCGGGCCGTCGAAGTGGTGAATGTGACCCGAGCCGATGCGGTGGACACCACTGCGGAGCGCGAGCAGCTTCTGGATCTGGCGCCACAGCGCGAGGGCGACTTCTTCCGCGTGCCGCGCATCCTGGCTGAGTAA
- a CDS encoding creatininase family protein, translated as MTISPSTEAIRLQLRSWPEVETYLTHCKGVIVPLGSTEQHGPTGAIGTDALTAEAVALEVGRRTGVLVTPTQAFGMAEHHLDFAGTISLQPATLLAVLHDVVLSLARHGFERIFVINGHGGNIATARAAFAQAYGTATARGLPHPERLRCRLANWFTAAPVMREARQRYGEKEGHHATPSEIALTLHLEPSLVEKQRPLPEPAPAGPIHGPADFRRRHPDGRMGSDPFLASPDHGKTFLDLAATALAEDLTAFLAE; from the coding sequence ATGACCATCTCCCCCAGCACCGAAGCCATCCGCCTGCAGCTGCGCAGCTGGCCGGAGGTGGAGACCTACCTGACGCACTGCAAGGGGGTGATCGTGCCGCTCGGCTCCACGGAGCAGCACGGACCCACGGGCGCCATCGGCACCGATGCCCTCACCGCTGAAGCCGTGGCCCTGGAAGTGGGCCGCCGCACCGGTGTGCTGGTCACGCCGACCCAGGCCTTCGGCATGGCGGAGCACCACCTCGATTTCGCCGGCACGATCAGCCTGCAGCCGGCCACGCTGCTGGCTGTGCTCCACGACGTGGTGCTGTCGCTGGCGCGCCATGGCTTTGAGCGGATCTTCGTGATCAACGGCCACGGCGGCAACATCGCCACGGCCCGGGCCGCCTTCGCCCAGGCCTACGGCACCGCCACCGCCCGGGGGCTGCCCCACCCGGAACGGCTGCGCTGCCGTCTGGCCAACTGGTTCACCGCCGCACCGGTGATGCGTGAAGCCCGGCAACGCTATGGCGAGAAGGAAGGCCATCACGCCACCCCCAGCGAAATCGCCCTGACCCTGCACCTGGAGCCGAGCCTGGTGGAGAAGCAGCGGCCCCTGCCGGAACCGGCGCCGGCCGGCCCGATTCATGGCCCAGCCGATTTCCGCCGGCGCCATCCCGATGGCCGCATGGGTTCCGATCCCTTCCTGGCCAGTCCTGACCACGGCAAGACCTTTCTGGATCTGGCGGCCACGGCCCTGGCGGAGGATCTCACCGCCTTCCTGGCCGAGTAA
- a CDS encoding DUF6679 family protein, whose product MLHRKLQQFCCEKRPVWVFLRDQQRWIEEARILEIDGDLVTLRYDAEDDDELHSWEESVRLDSIGAVSTRLAYVCRTNTADDLLTSEDCPEAERLGSQGS is encoded by the coding sequence ATGCTGCACCGCAAGCTCCAACAGTTCTGTTGTGAGAAGCGCCCGGTGTGGGTGTTTCTGCGCGATCAGCAGCGCTGGATCGAAGAGGCGCGCATCCTGGAGATCGATGGTGATCTCGTCACCCTGCGCTACGACGCCGAAGACGACGACGAGCTGCACAGTTGGGAGGAGAGCGTGCGTCTCGATTCGATCGGCGCCGTCAGCACCCGCCTGGCCTACGTGTGCCGCACCAACACGGCCGACGATCTGCTGACCTCCGAGGACTGCCCTGAAGCGGAACGGCTTGGCAGCCAGGGCTCCTGA
- a CDS encoding DNA-3-methyladenine glycosylase — MVASRDLAPVTRLPAPLPQGFFVRPAETVAPELIGSLLVRRLPDGTALRGLIVETEAYCQSEPACHGHRRRSPANATLFGEPGRFYVYLTYGLHHCVNVVTGRRDWANGVLLRAVALPGEPERVAAGPALLARRFGLDRSLDGRSVAPESGVWLAPVPSRLQDWLDQCRSRGEDPLCQCPRIGISSAQELPWRWYLRGSRSVSRRVRGDRKPPLAFALDPAVLLDV; from the coding sequence ATGGTGGCGTCTCGTGACCTCGCGCCTGTGACCCGGCTGCCGGCACCCCTGCCCCAGGGGTTCTTTGTGCGCCCGGCCGAAACGGTGGCGCCGGAGCTGATCGGCAGCCTGCTGGTGCGGCGCTTGCCGGATGGAACCGCGCTGCGGGGGCTGATCGTGGAAACGGAGGCCTACTGCCAGAGCGAGCCGGCCTGCCATGGTCATCGCCGCCGTAGTCCAGCCAATGCAACGCTGTTCGGTGAGCCTGGGCGGTTTTACGTCTATCTCACCTACGGCCTGCACCACTGCGTCAACGTGGTGACCGGCCGCAGAGACTGGGCCAACGGCGTGCTGCTGCGGGCGGTGGCGCTGCCCGGCGAACCGGAGCGGGTGGCGGCAGGCCCCGCTCTGCTGGCCCGCCGTTTCGGCCTGGATCGCAGCCTGGATGGCCGCTCCGTGGCGCCTGAGTCGGGGGTGTGGCTGGCGCCGGTTCCCTCGCGGCTGCAGGACTGGCTCGATCAGTGCCGCAGCCGTGGGGAAGACCCGTTGTGCCAGTGCCCCCGCATCGGCATCTCTTCCGCCCAGGAGCTGCCCTGGCGCTGGTATCTGCGCGGCAGTCGCAGTGTCAGCCGCCGCGTGCGCGGTGATCGGAAGCCGCCGCTGGCGTTTGCCCTGGATCCGGCCGTCCTGCTGGATGTCTGA
- a CDS encoding aspartate carbamoyltransferase catalytic subunit, with protein MSGWNHRHVIDLAAFSLQDFATVLELAQRFRSLPDAGARKLPALQGRLMTTLFFEPSTRTRSSFELAAKRLSADVQSFSPSSSSLSKGESLLDTARTYVAMGSTVLVVRHRCAGVPACLARDLDQSGERVAVLNAGDGLHSHPSQGLLDLFTLARHFDPLAPSPEGLRGRRVAIVGDVMHSRVARSNLWALTACGADVVLCGPPTLVPEAFADFVAAPPPGQHEDPVPRRGSIQVVRSLEEALPGADAVMTLRLQKERMQQQLLSSIDTYHRLYGLSRDRLALCGRPVPLLHPGPVNRGVEMAGDLLDDPGANLVEEQVRNGIPVRMALLYLLAAGDGAGAQNSLKPSSSRP; from the coding sequence TTGAGCGGCTGGAACCACCGCCATGTGATCGACCTGGCGGCGTTCTCGCTGCAGGATTTCGCCACCGTGCTGGAGCTGGCTCAGCGCTTTCGTTCTCTGCCTGATGCAGGCGCTCGCAAGCTGCCGGCGCTGCAGGGCCGGTTGATGACCACCCTCTTCTTCGAACCGAGCACCCGCACGCGCAGCAGCTTCGAGCTGGCCGCCAAGCGCCTCTCCGCTGACGTTCAGAGTTTCTCCCCGTCCTCCAGCTCGCTCAGCAAGGGCGAGAGCCTGCTTGATACCGCCCGCACCTATGTGGCGATGGGATCGACGGTGCTGGTGGTACGCCATCGCTGCGCCGGCGTGCCTGCCTGCCTGGCGCGCGATCTCGATCAGTCCGGCGAAAGGGTGGCGGTGCTCAATGCCGGCGATGGGCTGCACAGCCATCCCAGCCAGGGTCTGCTGGATCTGTTCACACTTGCCCGCCACTTTGATCCGCTGGCCCCATCGCCCGAAGGCCTGCGGGGCCGGCGGGTCGCGATCGTGGGAGATGTGATGCACTCGCGTGTCGCGCGCTCCAATCTCTGGGCCCTCACCGCCTGTGGCGCGGATGTGGTGCTTTGTGGTCCGCCCACTCTGGTACCCGAGGCCTTCGCCGACTTCGTGGCGGCTCCGCCCCCTGGCCAGCATGAGGATCCTGTGCCCCGACGTGGCTCGATCCAGGTGGTGCGCTCCCTTGAGGAGGCGTTGCCTGGGGCCGATGCGGTGATGACCCTGCGTCTGCAGAAAGAGCGGATGCAGCAGCAACTCCTCTCCAGCATCGACACGTACCACCGCCTCTATGGCCTCAGCCGCGATCGCCTGGCCCTGTGTGGCCGGCCGGTTCCCCTGCTCCATCCCGGCCCGGTCAACCGTGGCGTGGAAATGGCCGGCGATCTGCTCGACGATCCTGGGGCCAACCTGGTGGAGGAGCAGGTCCGCAATGGCATCCCGGTGCGGATGGCCCTGCTCTATCTGCTGGCCGCAGGGGATGGGGCCGGAGCTCAGAACAGCTTGAAGCCGTCCAGCAGCAGGCCGTAA
- a CDS encoding DUF565 domain-containing protein: MQTPFPARRSSPAQRIEQTPEAGSLRPRPTRLQSRVVDAGATLTGWASNPWRRLALLLIVLLLGFVIGGGVGTICGALSIIDHLAALFCVIAMEFAIRARRWLLRQRGDHLGLELLDMGRIGLLYGLLLDGFKLF, encoded by the coding sequence ATGCAAACTCCCTTCCCGGCTCGCCGCTCCAGCCCCGCCCAGCGAATCGAGCAGACCCCTGAGGCAGGATCGTTGCGGCCACGACCGACACGCCTGCAGAGCCGGGTGGTCGACGCAGGCGCGACCCTGACCGGCTGGGCCAGTAATCCCTGGCGACGGCTGGCCCTGCTGCTGATCGTCCTGCTGCTCGGCTTCGTGATCGGCGGTGGCGTCGGCACCATCTGCGGTGCCCTCTCCATCATTGACCACCTGGCGGCCCTGTTCTGCGTGATCGCGATGGAATTCGCCATCCGGGCCCGCCGCTGGTTGCTGCGGCAGCGTGGTGATCATCTGGGGCTGGAACTGCTGGACATGGGCCGGATCGGCCTGCTTTACGGCCTGCTGCTGGACGGCTTCAAGCTGTTCTGA
- a CDS encoding PCP reductase family protein codes for MEWSSDAEVELKEVPFFVRPAVRRRIERLAADAGLERIEVAFYEQAKAQFGEK; via the coding sequence CTGGAATGGAGTTCAGATGCTGAAGTTGAGTTGAAGGAGGTCCCCTTCTTCGTTCGGCCAGCGGTGCGCCGGCGCATCGAACGGCTCGCCGCCGATGCGGGCCTGGAGCGGATCGAGGTTGCCTTCTACGAGCAGGCCAAGGCACAGTTCGGCGAGAAGTGA
- a CDS encoding IS5 family transposase, whose protein sequence is MPAVGQRGFWDEQQRVAKLQEKKPVLKRLSDSIPWDKFQPILDQGYAQDRKSNAGRKRIDPLILFKMLVLQQLFNLSDDELEFQVNDRRSFEEFVGLGVMNNIPDATTVALFRERLRKAGVIGELFEMFEAYLRSQGLQARGGQIIDATLVPVPKQRNTRDENKEIKAGRLPEGWEENPDRLRQKDLDARWVKKNGINYFGYKNSICIDVDHGFIRRYAITPANIHDSQMLPRLLDPENEHDYVWADSAYSGECFEDLLSLGRFESLIHDKGARNHPLSAAAKDLNRVKSAIRACVEHVFGCMTMSMGGKLTRKIGLARNEAWWGLKNLAFNFLRYLQRISHAPVVA, encoded by the coding sequence ATGCCAGCGGTGGGCCAAAGAGGTTTTTGGGACGAACAGCAAAGGGTCGCAAAGCTCCAGGAGAAGAAGCCGGTTCTCAAGCGGCTGTCTGATTCGATCCCATGGGATAAATTCCAGCCGATACTTGACCAAGGATACGCGCAGGATCGCAAGAGCAATGCAGGGCGTAAGCGGATTGATCCGCTGATCCTTTTCAAGATGCTTGTTCTCCAGCAGCTATTTAACCTCAGCGATGACGAGCTTGAGTTCCAGGTGAATGACAGGCGTTCCTTTGAGGAGTTTGTGGGACTGGGTGTGATGAACAACATTCCTGACGCAACCACAGTCGCCTTGTTCAGGGAGAGGCTGCGCAAAGCAGGAGTGATTGGGGAGCTCTTCGAGATGTTCGAGGCATACCTCCGCTCACAGGGACTCCAAGCCCGTGGTGGTCAGATTATTGATGCGACTCTCGTACCTGTTCCCAAACAGCGCAACACCCGTGACGAGAACAAGGAAATCAAAGCTGGTAGGCTGCCGGAAGGCTGGGAAGAAAACCCAGATCGCCTGCGGCAGAAGGATCTAGACGCTCGCTGGGTTAAAAAGAACGGCATCAACTACTTCGGTTACAAGAACAGCATCTGCATTGACGTCGACCATGGCTTTATCCGCCGATATGCTATTACACCTGCCAATATTCATGACAGTCAGATGCTTCCACGGCTGCTGGATCCGGAGAATGAACATGATTATGTCTGGGCAGACTCAGCTTATTCAGGTGAGTGCTTTGAAGATCTGCTGAGCTTGGGGCGCTTCGAAAGCTTGATCCACGATAAGGGCGCTCGCAATCACCCGCTCAGCGCCGCCGCCAAGGACCTTAATCGCGTCAAGTCAGCCATTAGAGCTTGTGTGGAGCATGTCTTCGGCTGCATGACAATGTCAATGGGTGGGAAGCTGACGCGAAAGATTGGGCTGGCAAGGAACGAGGCATGGTGGGGGCTCAAGAATCTGGCCTTCAACTTCCTTCGCTATCTTCAGCGCATCAGCCATGCACCAGTGGTGGCATGA
- a CDS encoding IS66 family transposase — translation MTTPPAGISEADWAATPVGVKAGFLELVSQCQRQQQEIEQLRIQLTALATELAHLRERIGRSSRNSSKPPSSDGQGFKPPERRKGSGRKRGGQPGHPGSGPELLPIERVDEVVEHHPQACRRCGTLLQGQDPEPLRHQVIEIPPITPLVIEHRLHRLVCPCCSTSTCASLPAEVEVSHYGPRLSALVGLLGSAFPLSFSKTQALLDQLLGVQISRGAMATIRQRLSAALEQPMQEALAFARQQSVVYVDETGAPTGNADGGNPDGRRGWEWVMVTAMGVTVFLQSLSRSAAAAIDLLGNAFGGIVVSDRFSAYNHLPLEQRQLCWAHVIRDLTAIADRQGASGEIGAELLGLQQQLFAQWHRYKDGTIDWSTLQQGCRPIRQAFVGTLQRVVELGCQRGERTPWAKTVRTCHQLLQVSDGLWTFLEIEGIEPTNNAAERALRHSVIQRKISHGVQSRQGAICRSRLLTVTTSLRQQGRDIWQFLEQALIAHHRGGEMPSLLPNP, via the coding sequence ATGACCACCCCACCGGCCGGGATTTCAGAAGCCGATTGGGCCGCCACCCCGGTGGGAGTGAAGGCTGGATTTCTTGAGCTGGTCAGTCAGTGCCAGAGGCAGCAACAGGAGATCGAGCAGCTCCGCATCCAGCTCACCGCCCTGGCGACCGAACTGGCCCATCTGCGCGAGCGGATCGGCCGCAGCTCCCGCAATTCTTCCAAGCCTCCCTCCAGTGATGGCCAGGGGTTTAAGCCGCCCGAACGACGCAAGGGCAGTGGCCGCAAGCGCGGCGGCCAGCCGGGCCATCCCGGATCTGGGCCGGAGCTGCTGCCGATCGAGCGGGTGGATGAGGTGGTCGAGCACCACCCCCAGGCCTGCCGCCGCTGCGGCACGTTGCTACAGGGTCAGGATCCCGAGCCCTTGAGGCACCAGGTGATCGAGATTCCACCGATCACGCCTCTGGTGATCGAGCACCGGCTGCACCGCCTGGTCTGCCCCTGCTGTTCCACCAGCACCTGTGCCTCGTTACCGGCGGAGGTGGAAGTAAGCCATTACGGTCCCCGGCTCAGTGCTCTGGTGGGTCTGCTGGGTAGTGCCTTCCCGTTGAGTTTCAGCAAGACCCAGGCGCTGCTGGATCAGCTGCTGGGGGTACAGATCAGCCGGGGAGCGATGGCCACTATCCGCCAGCGCTTGAGTGCAGCACTGGAGCAGCCCATGCAGGAGGCCCTTGCGTTTGCCCGTCAGCAGTCGGTGGTCTATGTCGATGAAACCGGTGCCCCCACCGGTAATGCCGATGGGGGCAACCCCGATGGCCGGCGCGGCTGGGAGTGGGTCATGGTGACCGCCATGGGGGTGACAGTGTTCTTGCAGAGCCTGAGCCGCTCGGCTGCCGCCGCGATCGACCTGCTCGGGAATGCCTTTGGCGGAATTGTGGTGAGCGATCGCTTCTCCGCCTACAACCATCTCCCGCTGGAGCAGCGCCAGCTGTGCTGGGCGCACGTGATCCGCGATCTCACTGCCATCGCTGACCGTCAGGGCGCCAGCGGTGAGATTGGAGCGGAGCTGCTGGGCCTGCAGCAGCAGCTGTTTGCCCAGTGGCACCGCTACAAAGACGGAACGATCGACTGGTCCACGTTGCAGCAGGGCTGTCGGCCGATCCGCCAGGCGTTTGTGGGCACGCTGCAGCGGGTTGTGGAGCTGGGCTGCCAGCGCGGCGAGCGAACGCCGTGGGCCAAGACGGTGCGTACCTGCCATCAGTTGCTGCAAGTGAGCGATGGCCTCTGGACCTTCCTGGAGATTGAAGGGATCGAGCCCACCAACAACGCAGCCGAGCGTGCCCTGCGCCATTCGGTGATTCAGCGCAAGATCAGCCATGGCGTCCAATCCCGCCAGGGTGCGATCTGCCGCAGCAGGTTGCTCACGGTCACCACCAGCCTGCGGCAACAGGGCCGTGATATCTGGCAGTTCCTGGAGCAGGCCTTGATCGCCCATCATCGTGGCGGTGAGATGCCATCGCTGTTGCCGAATCCCTGA
- a CDS encoding calcium-binding protein, translated as MAASPIQNQQILGPDGRWDFSNLADTVSLKNFPDSLGQPTRMNGGDDQVTGSSIPIPGWFNDVNGNLGNDFLVGGTGRDKYLGGNENDFLAGDAGADWLNGNVGNDNVSGGAGNDIVRGGAGNDFVFGEAGDDIVTGDLVCRPGDLRAKSLELLQD; from the coding sequence ATGGCTGCTTCCCCGATCCAAAATCAGCAAATTCTCGGCCCTGATGGTAGATGGGATTTTTCCAACCTGGCTGATACCGTATCCCTTAAGAACTTCCCTGATTCTCTTGGTCAGCCCACCAGAATGAATGGTGGAGACGATCAGGTTACCGGCTCGAGCATCCCCATCCCTGGCTGGTTTAACGATGTAAACGGAAACCTCGGCAACGATTTTTTGGTTGGCGGCACCGGGCGAGACAAATACCTTGGCGGCAATGAAAATGATTTCCTTGCCGGCGACGCAGGGGCGGATTGGCTCAACGGGAATGTTGGTAACGACAATGTCAGTGGCGGGGCTGGTAATGATATTGTTCGAGGTGGTGCAGGTAACGATTTTGTTTTCGGTGAAGCAGGAGACGATATTGTCACCGGTGATCTAGTGTGCCGTCCCGGAGATCTGCGAGCAAAGTCGCTGGAGCTTCTCCAGGATTGA
- a CDS encoding helix-turn-helix domain-containing protein, producing the protein MPPLVLSEDEVQQLRALANSRSLPHSIVQRAQIVLACGAGETNTAIAKRMGLTGMTVGKWRKRYRELGLEGLHDELRPGRPRTYEDDTVAEVINRALQTKPTDGSTQWSARSLEQRPVEWCNSGGAAPA; encoded by the coding sequence ATGCCTCCGCTGGTCCTCAGCGAGGACGAGGTTCAGCAGTTGCGGGCCCTTGCAAATTCCCGGTCGTTGCCGCATTCGATCGTGCAGCGCGCTCAGATCGTGCTGGCCTGCGGTGCCGGCGAGACCAACACCGCCATCGCCAAACGGATGGGGCTGACGGGGATGACCGTTGGCAAGTGGCGCAAGCGGTACCGGGAGCTGGGCCTGGAGGGCCTGCATGACGAGCTGCGGCCGGGTAGGCCTCGCACCTACGAGGACGACACGGTGGCGGAGGTGATCAACCGGGCACTGCAGACCAAGCCCACCGATGGCAGCACCCAGTGGTCTGCGCGCTCCCTCGAGCAGCGTCCCGTGGAGTGGTGTAACTCAGGAGGAGCAGCCCCTGCGTAG
- a CDS encoding DUF2555 domain-containing protein produces the protein MGPASITPEQLEAFDEVGIAELARRLEEDDYPTPFAGLGDWHLLRALAIHRPELVKPYVHLVDQEPFDEE, from the coding sequence ATGGGCCCGGCTTCGATCACCCCTGAGCAGCTCGAGGCCTTCGACGAGGTCGGCATTGCTGAGCTTGCCCGGCGCCTCGAGGAAGACGACTACCCCACGCCCTTCGCGGGCCTGGGGGACTGGCACCTGTTGCGGGCCCTGGCGATCCATCGACCTGAGCTGGTCAAGCCCTACGTCCACCTGGTGGATCAGGAGCCTTTCGACGAGGAATGA
- the coaBC gene encoding bifunctional phosphopantothenoylcysteine decarboxylase/phosphopantothenate--cysteine ligase CoaBC: MSGSTVAPSAFVRSTPLPAPFPLPAVAALPGFDPLEGRRILVLISGSIAAVKLPLLVSALAKRGALVRCVLTPSAAQLVSPVALASLSRHPCLLEADAWSRQESRPLHVELAEWAELVLLAPLSASSLARWVHGLGDTLLSCVLLACEAPVVAAAAMNTAMWGSPAVRRNWEMLQGFERVLPLGPAAGLLACDRVGDGRMAEPAQLLLALESLALHGWRRDWHGRQLLVTAGPTREFLDPARCLTNPSTGRMGVLLAQAARLRGAAVTLLHGPLALDPQLLDGLSCHAITTAAELEQELEARQAGHDAIVMAAAVADHRRAKPLADKPAKHELEALLQGGWEPVPDLLAGLMRRRQELRPDGQPILGFAAHSGDVLPQAHAKFARKGCELLFANPIDQVGAGFGSATNQGWLLGPGEAVTPIGPASKLAVAHRLLDALAVLLPQRPFKPPGGAPPQGDPVAADP, encoded by the coding sequence ATGAGCGGCTCGACAGTCGCTCCGTCTGCGTTTGTCCGCTCCACTCCCTTGCCGGCCCCCTTCCCCCTCCCCGCCGTGGCTGCGCTTCCCGGGTTTGACCCGCTGGAGGGTCGCCGGATCCTGGTGCTGATCAGCGGCAGCATCGCCGCTGTGAAACTGCCGCTCCTGGTGAGCGCCCTCGCCAAGCGGGGCGCCCTGGTGCGTTGCGTCTTGACCCCCAGCGCGGCTCAGCTGGTCAGTCCTGTGGCCCTGGCCAGTCTCAGCCGGCACCCCTGCCTGCTCGAGGCCGATGCCTGGAGCAGGCAGGAGTCACGGCCTCTGCATGTGGAGCTGGCCGAATGGGCGGAGCTGGTGCTGTTGGCTCCCCTGAGTGCCTCCAGCCTGGCCCGCTGGGTGCATGGCCTGGGCGACACCCTGCTCTCCTGCGTTCTGCTGGCCTGCGAGGCGCCGGTGGTGGCTGCTGCGGCCATGAACACGGCGATGTGGGGCTCTCCGGCGGTGCGGCGCAACTGGGAGATGTTGCAGGGGTTCGAGCGGGTGTTGCCTCTGGGCCCCGCCGCCGGATTGCTCGCCTGTGACCGGGTGGGTGACGGGCGCATGGCCGAACCCGCCCAACTGCTGCTGGCGCTCGAATCGCTGGCCCTGCACGGGTGGCGGCGGGACTGGCACGGCCGCCAGCTGCTGGTGACCGCCGGCCCCACCCGGGAGTTTCTCGACCCGGCCCGCTGCCTCACCAATCCCAGCACCGGCCGGATGGGGGTACTGCTGGCCCAGGCGGCCCGTCTGCGGGGGGCGGCTGTGACCCTGCTGCATGGTCCGCTGGCGCTGGATCCGCAGCTGCTCGATGGTCTCAGCTGCCATGCCATCACCACCGCCGCCGAGCTGGAGCAGGAACTGGAGGCTCGCCAGGCTGGCCACGACGCCATCGTCATGGCTGCCGCCGTGGCCGATCACCGCCGCGCCAAGCCCCTGGCGGACAAGCCGGCCAAGCATGAGCTGGAGGCGCTTCTCCAGGGCGGCTGGGAACCGGTGCCTGATCTGCTGGCGGGCCTGATGAGGCGCCGCCAGGAGCTGCGGCCCGATGGCCAGCCGATTCTCGGCTTTGCAGCCCACTCCGGCGATGTGCTGCCCCAGGCCCACGCAAAGTTCGCCCGGAAAGGGTGTGAGTTGCTCTTCGCCAATCCCATTGATCAGGTTGGCGCCGGCTTTGGCTCGGCTACCAACCAGGGCTGGCTGCTGGGCCCGGGCGAGGCCGTCACACCGATCGGACCGGCCAGCAAGCTGGCGGTCGCCCATCGGTTGCTGGATGCCCTGGCTGTGTTGCTCCCACAGCGACCGTTCAAGCCGCCAGGGGGTGCTCCTCCTCAGGGCGATCCTGTTGCAGCAGATCCATGA